A region of the Dehalogenimonas sp. THU2 genome:
CTGAATTGTATTTCGATGCCCCGGCATCCTCTTCCCTCCTAGACGAAATTGATCAGCATTTTCCGGCTGCCAGTCTGAATGTCCATCTTGAGGCCGCGCATCGCAAACAGCAGCCTCCATACGTAGGGGCCCGCCATCACCAGCGGTCGCGCTCTACCCATCGGCAAGAGGATCAGTGCCAACACGATAACGATGGGCAAGGCAATTAACATGAGAGCCAGGAGGACCGGATAAACAAGGAACCAGGGCAACCACAGGCCGACGAAGCCCTCCTTCGACGGTATCCTGAGATGAAGTAAAAGCGGCGGCCAGTTCATTGAAGCCTCCTTAGACAAACAGACCTTCGAGCCAGTTCCAAATCTCCGAGAGATGGGTTAAAACAAACACCAGTAAAATAATTGACACCACAAACGTCAGACAGCCAAAGCATCCTTTCATGACAGCCTCCGGATCGCCTCATCGGCGGTTATCTCGCCCCGTTCAAGTAAACTCAATACATCCTCCCGCGACACTTTGATCGCCGGCGGCGCCTCGAATTCCACCATTTTAAGTTTGCCCGCCAGCTTGTCCAGCCGGTTTTTGACGGTGGGATAACTGATGCCGAAGTATTTTTCCATATCTTTGATGGATCCGTGGGCTCCAATGAAGGCCATGATGAAGACCTGATCATCAGCCTCGAGTTGCGCCAGCGGCGGCAGGGCGAATTCCCCCTCGATAGCAATACCGCTTTCTACCAGCTTCACTCTTTCGACGACGATCTCAGCACCGCCAGTGAGCCGTGTGAGTTCCGCCCAATCTCTAATCATATCCGTCGGTCCCTTTCGGTTACTAAGATGTTACCCGATGAAACACTGCTCAACCTAGCGTGCTATTGATATTTTCAATATATTATAACGCATTATTTCAGTTTGTCAATACCTGAATAAATTTTTATGAATTCCCCGTTGACGGTTGGATGCGGGTGATTGTTTCAGACTGAGTTTCGGCGTAAAATCGAGTAGAAATGAACAGGTTCAACCCCTATGATTACGTTCCGGTTGGAAACTTCACCACGGAACACATCTCTTCAACGGGTACATTCCAGCAATTCAGAGTGTCCTTCGATTCGGCCTGCCCTGCTGATTTCCCTGAGATGAACCTGGTAACTGGCGACTATTATCTTCCGAGAAACACGACGAAAAAACACCCCCTCGTGGTGCTGGTGCACGGTGTCGGCGATACCAGCACAATGCCTTGTCGCCTGCTGGCCAGATCTCTGGCCGGCGCCGGAATCGCCAGTCTGGTTTTGTATATGCCGATACATTCACGGCGATTGCCCGAAGAGATGAAAAAACGGTTCTACGATCTTTCGGCTCAGGACTGGTTCAACCTGTACCGCATTTCGGTGGTCAATATCCGGCAGGTGCTGGACTGGGCGGAAAGCCGGCTGGAAATCGATACGCATCGG
Encoded here:
- a CDS encoding DUF2089 domain-containing protein; its protein translation is MIRDWAELTRLTGGAEIVVERVKLVESGIAIEGEFALPPLAQLEADDQVFIMAFIGAHGSIKDMEKYFGISYPTVKNRLDKLAGKLKMVEFEAPPAIKVSREDVLSLLERGEITADEAIRRLS